The Halobacteriovorax sp. DA5 genome includes the window TGAAATGAGGAAATATTTAGTAATTGATATAATTGTAAGTTAAGCTAAAATATTGAATATAAACATAAAAAGGATATTATCGATGATGAAGCAAATTCTAATTGCTTTCTACCTACTGGCCACATCAGCTGTAATTGCAAAACCTTATACTTCTAACTTTCTTGAGTTCGAACTACCAAATGGTTGGGAGTGTTCTATTGAGGGAAGTGAGTATGTTTGTCAGTCGACAAATGATAGAAGAAAGAAAGAGGCCATCATTATTTTCGCGGCCAAGCACCGTGGTAAACAAGATGACTTAATTCAATACAAGGCCTATTTAGAGCAGGCCAAAACATTTAAGCTACCTGGTGGAAAAACACAAATTTCAGAACCTTCATACACGAGAATGAAGAAGATTCAAGGTCAAGGTCATACTTGGGTTGATTCACTTCACTTATCAAGTGAGGTTCCTGGCTTTTATACTCGTTATCTTGCGACTGTAAAAGGAGAGTTAGGTGTAGCTGTAACGTTCTCAGTTGCAAAGGAACACTACCAAACTTATAAGCCAATTTTTGATAAAATCATTGAGACGATGCAGGTATTTTCTCGCATTAAGAATGATGCTGATGGGCTTAAGCTCGCTGGTAATAAAGGTGAAGCAGTTCCGGGTGCTTCAGGTGACTTCTTAGATAACGAAGCAGGTCTTAATGATATTGGCGTTGGTGGCCAAAGACAAAAAGGTAAAGGTGCCGGTGGTGATGATATGACTCTTTATCTGATCCTTGCGCTTGTTGTTGGTGCTGGAATCTTTATCGCTAAGAACCGCAAGAAGAAAGGTACTAAGAAAAAGAAAGGTAAGAAGAAAAAGAAATAAATTTATAAAATAAAGCCTCTCTTATGAGAGGCTTTTTTTATTCTGAATCAAGACAAGCTTGAATCGCTTTATTGAATGATATATTTGTCGAAACGCTTGTTCCAAGATTTGTTGTATTACTATAGTGATTGATTGAGCAGCCACCATGTGAGTGAACACCAACAATTTTTCCCGATTTTAGATTAATAATACTTGAGCCAGAATTACCACCAGTCGTATCAACCTTATGGCGAATTAGGCCAGTTCTTCCAATACTCTCTATATAACCGATGCCGTTTTGTTGAGCAAAAGATCTTTCTGCTTCAGTATCGACTCCGTAGCCAGTAATACTTATAAGTGATTTACTTGCTGCAACAGAGTAATCTAATTCATAAAAGCCTTGAACATCTCCCGCATACTTTTGTGTCGTCTCATTTGGTAGTATTTTCATAACGGCCCAGTCATTTCCTGGTCCAGCATCACTAAGAGTAATTGAGCTTTGATCTACTTTATATGTGTCTTCTTTAGATGAGTAGTTTATGCCATTTTTGTCAGATTCAGGCGTATTGAATTCGATGATATTAAAGTACTTCTTGCAGTGGCCTACTGATAGGGCGCAACTTTTTGAAATCATCGTGACTGTACAGGCATCAGTTGCAGTTTCATTACGAAGAGCTCTACCTACCTTGGGTTCATTTGAAGGAATTCGATCATCATTACCACATATTGACTTTTCTAAGGCAAATATTGAAGGCGTGATAAGTAATATAAAAATAGGTAATAATCTATTCATGGAAATCCTTGTTGTTGCGTGATGCGTTAATTTAAGGGATTTCTGAATTGTTATCAATGCTTAGTGTAGAGTTTATAGAGATAAAAAGGCCTCTGACTTAGCAGAGGCCTAATATTGTAGTCAATAGAATTAATTTTCTTTATTCACTTGCTAGGCAGTTTTCAACGGCCGCTTTAAACTCTGCATGTAGTTGAAGAACAGTTCCAGCATTCGCATTTGATTCATCACTTCCGTAGCATCCACCGTGAGAGTGTACTCCAACGATTTCACCTGTTTCAAGGTTAAGTACGCTTGAGCCAGAGTTTCCACCCATTGTGTCAACTCTGTGGTTTAAAATTGCAGCACGATGCTGTCCATAATAGTCACCACCGATTTCAGTTAATGGGCCAATATTATTTTGTTGAGCAAACTTTCTTTCAAATTCGTTATCGTTTCCA containing:
- a CDS encoding serine protease, with the translated sequence MNRLLPIFILLITPSIFALEKSICGNDDRIPSNEPKVGRALRNETATDACTVTMISKSCALSVGHCKKYFNIIEFNTPESDKNGINYSSKEDTYKVDQSSITLSDAGPGNDWAVMKILPNETTQKYAGDVQGFYELDYSVAASKSLISITGYGVDTEAERSFAQQNGIGYIESIGRTGLIRHKVDTTGGNSGSSIINLKSGKIVGVHSHGGCSINHYSNTTNLGTSVSTNISFNKAIQACLDSE